AGTCGTATGACCAAATTTCACCTTCCCATGTATCGGCAAAGTAAAATTTATCACCGCTTGGACTCCAGCAAACGCTATTCGACGTATTGATATTGCTTTCTAACTTTTCCAAGCTGAAATCCGTATTAAGACGATACAGGGAACCTGTCTTTTCATCTTCCATACGATTCATAGAACCAAAAACAAAACGTCCCTGACGGTCAACCCCACCATCATTCAAACGATTATATGGCATATCAGGTTCAGGGTTGGTAATGAAGGTCAGTTCACCCGTTTCAAAGTCTAGGCTATATAAGCCATCTTCAAGTGCAACAATCGCACCATTATGATTTTCTCTTAATGCATAAGAGCCGACTTTTTGATGGGTTTCCCAAGCACGTAAATTTGCACCCGACTCATCACAGGAAAATAAACGACCGTCAACAATATCGACCCAAAATAAACGTTGTCGAATCGGATCCCAAGTTGGGACTTCACCTAAACGTGTTTTAATGTCGACAAAGACTTTAATTTCCATATCTCAATTCCTGTTGCTTGCGTGCTAATCGCCTAATTTTTTAATTGAACTTTCATTAAAAATTAAATTCGCATGTTAGTCACCTGACCAATGAATACCAATGATTTAAAATGACTATACGATGAACTTAAGTTATCAGTCGAAATTCTAATTCAGGTCAAATCAGAAAAATATTCGACAAATGAATGATATAAAAATAATTTCAATATTAAGTTTGTCTAAATA
The sequence above is drawn from the Acinetobacter lanii genome and encodes:
- a CDS encoding SMP-30/gluconolactonase/LRE family protein, which produces MEIKVFVDIKTRLGEVPTWDPIRQRLFWVDIVDGRLFSCDESGANLRAWETHQKVGSYALRENHNGAIVALEDGLYSLDFETGELTFITNPEPDMPYNRLNDGGVDRQGRFVFGSMNRMEDEKTGSLYRLNTDFSLEKLESNINTSNSVCWSPSGDKFYFADTWEGEIWSYDYSSGNEGLSNKQVLCTIDTQDGGSADGATVDSEGFIWSAKVYSGKIVRYSPQGEIERVIDMPVKKVTSMAFGGKNLDVLYVTSMSQPPLPRFPGDNQLRGSVFAIHGLGIQGVAETLFKG